A genomic stretch from Thermodesulforhabdus norvegica includes:
- a CDS encoding MBL fold metallo-hydrolase codes for MILEHFVVGMLQTNCYVLGDSGKCVAAVIDPGGEAKRIASFLNKNKLKLEAILLTHGHFDHVLDAWKLKELAGGLIYLHPADKPLLKDRMVGLGALLSGRITGLGGPVDVELAEGQCISVGDISLEVLETPGHTPGHVSFYLKDRRIIFVGDTLFAGSIGRTDFPGGSYEELIKSVRNKIFPLGDDVVVYPGHGPKTTVGRERATNPFF; via the coding sequence ATGATTCTTGAGCATTTTGTTGTGGGAATGCTACAGACCAACTGCTACGTTCTGGGAGATTCCGGCAAGTGTGTTGCGGCAGTGATTGATCCGGGCGGCGAAGCAAAAAGGATCGCTTCGTTCCTGAACAAAAATAAACTCAAGCTTGAGGCCATTCTGCTTACTCACGGTCATTTTGACCATGTTCTGGACGCCTGGAAGCTGAAAGAACTTGCAGGAGGTTTAATATACCTCCACCCGGCGGATAAACCTTTGTTGAAGGATCGAATGGTCGGTCTCGGTGCACTCCTGAGTGGTCGCATTACGGGTTTGGGTGGACCTGTTGACGTAGAGCTTGCAGAGGGTCAGTGTATTTCCGTTGGGGATATTTCGCTTGAAGTTCTTGAAACCCCGGGGCATACCCCGGGCCATGTGTCTTTTTATTTGAAAGATCGCCGGATCATTTTTGTAGGAGATACTCTTTTTGCCGGGTCCATTGGCCGAACGGATTTTCCCGGAGGCTCTTACGAAGAGCTTATAAAATCTGTAAGGAACAAAATTTTCCCGTTAGGGGATGATGTCGTCGTCTACCCGGGACACGGGCCGAAAACGACGGTGGGAAGAGAGAGAGCAACAAATCCTTTTTTCTGA
- a CDS encoding nitroreductase family protein, translating into MSSAVLKAIYERRSIRHYTDEPVSPEAIREIIKAGSWAPSGLNNQPWRFAVIGSEELRNRIAELTRYGKIIRNAPVIICVFLDREASYDYVKDCQAVGACIQNMLLAVHDMGLGAVWIGEILKNRDQVRDILGLRDSLELMAVVAVGHPARRDQRSDRRPLDELIILEKW; encoded by the coding sequence ATGAGTTCGGCTGTGCTTAAGGCCATTTACGAAAGGAGAAGTATCCGCCATTATACCGATGAACCCGTATCGCCGGAAGCAATTAGGGAAATAATCAAAGCCGGTTCCTGGGCTCCGTCCGGCCTTAACAACCAGCCATGGAGGTTTGCCGTCATAGGTTCTGAGGAACTCCGTAACCGAATTGCCGAGCTAACCCGTTACGGAAAGATCATTCGCAATGCACCCGTGATTATTTGTGTTTTTCTGGATCGGGAAGCTTCCTATGACTACGTTAAAGACTGTCAGGCGGTAGGGGCGTGCATACAGAACATGCTTCTTGCAGTACATGACATGGGGCTGGGGGCAGTCTGGATTGGAGAGATTCTGAAAAACAGGGATCAGGTGAGAGACATACTGGGGCTTAGGGACTCTCTGGAACTTATGGCCGTCGTTGCCGTGGGACATCCCGCAAGGCGTGACCAGCGATCCGACAGACGCCCTCTGGATGAATTGATAATACTGGAAAAATGGTAA